A genomic segment from Flavobacterium inviolabile encodes:
- a CDS encoding uroporphyrinogen-III synthase, which translates to MPDTTRILSTKKLLPNQKQFLLNAGFTVVESDFIKTETIAFDLNQLQEYLIFTSQNAVHSVLQHPKVAELKQKDVFCVGLKTKALLEENGFKVIAYTGYASDLAEIITLVYPKGSYSFFSGNLRKDTLPDALKEANIPLKEVNVYNTILTPNKVNSKADGILFFSPSGVESYLKDHTITAETCFCIGTTTAEALDTITKNIVIANQPTIENTIIQCINHYKQ; encoded by the coding sequence ATGCCGGATACGACACGTATACTTTCCACCAAAAAACTACTTCCCAATCAGAAGCAATTTTTACTGAATGCCGGTTTCACGGTTGTGGAATCCGATTTCATCAAAACAGAAACCATTGCTTTTGATCTGAACCAGCTTCAGGAATACCTGATTTTCACCAGTCAGAATGCTGTTCACAGTGTGTTACAACACCCTAAAGTAGCTGAGCTAAAACAGAAAGATGTTTTTTGCGTTGGTTTGAAAACCAAAGCATTATTGGAAGAAAACGGTTTTAAAGTAATTGCCTATACCGGATATGCTTCCGATCTGGCGGAGATCATTACCCTGGTTTATCCCAAAGGCAGTTATTCCTTTTTTAGCGGCAACCTGCGTAAAGACACTTTACCGGATGCCTTAAAAGAAGCCAATATTCCGCTAAAAGAAGTTAATGTTTACAATACAATACTGACTCCTAATAAAGTAAACAGTAAAGCAGACGGAATCCTTTTTTTCAGTCCGTCCGGTGTGGAAAGCTATTTAAAGGACCATACCATTACTGCCGAAACCTGCTTTTGCATTGGTACCACTACTGCAGAAGCACTTGATACTATTACCAAAAACATTGTCATTGCCAATCAGCCCACAATTGAAAACACCATAATTCAATGTATTAATCATTATAAGCAATAA
- a CDS encoding AraC family transcriptional regulator translates to MGSQEEIKIEEDFFLIRFQNDTNDVVKFERHVGMGLIQFHFGLKGKAKFLFNQGNYALDLVEEKSLLLYNPQKELPLHLTIEPHSWVVSVLISIKKFHALFSSEAEYIPFLSDENRDKKYYKEENISPSMAIVLNQVFNYNLNASIKNLYYKGKGYELLSLFFNRSEDPDAEQCPFLIDEENVLKIRKAKDIVLANMAEPPGLQELADQVGLNLKKLKMGFKQIYGDSVYSFLFDYKMEYARKLLDSGSYNVNEVGLKIGYSTASHFIAAFKKKFGTTPKKYLMSININS, encoded by the coding sequence ATGGGTTCTCAAGAAGAAATAAAAATTGAAGAAGATTTTTTTTTAATTCGTTTTCAGAATGATACGAATGACGTCGTTAAATTCGAACGTCATGTAGGTATGGGGCTTATTCAGTTTCATTTTGGATTGAAAGGAAAAGCAAAGTTTTTGTTTAATCAGGGAAACTATGCGCTGGATCTGGTAGAAGAAAAATCCTTACTGTTGTACAATCCCCAAAAAGAACTGCCGTTACATTTAACGATTGAACCCCATTCCTGGGTGGTTTCGGTGCTGATTTCCATTAAAAAATTTCATGCCTTGTTTTCTTCCGAAGCAGAATATATCCCGTTTCTGAGTGATGAAAACAGGGATAAAAAATATTATAAGGAAGAAAATATCAGCCCTTCGATGGCTATCGTATTGAATCAGGTTTTCAATTACAACTTAAACGCTTCCATTAAAAACCTGTATTATAAAGGAAAAGGATATGAACTGTTAAGCTTGTTTTTTAACCGTAGTGAAGACCCGGATGCCGAACAATGCCCGTTTTTAATAGACGAAGAAAATGTCTTGAAAATCCGGAAAGCAAAAGATATCGTACTTGCTAATATGGCAGAACCGCCCGGATTGCAGGAATTGGCCGATCAGGTGGGATTAAACCTGAAAAAGCTGAAAATGGGATTCAAGCAGATTTATGGCGATTCGGTATACAGTTTTCTGTTCGACTATAAAATGGAATATGCCCGGAAACTGCTGGACAGCGGTTCCTATAATGTAAATGAAGTAGGTCTGAAAATCGGCTACAGCACAGCAAGCCATTTTATTGCTGCTTTTAAAAAGAAATTCGGTACCACACCAAAAAAATATCTGATGTCTATTAATATAAACTCTTAA
- the hemA gene encoding glutamyl-tRNA reductase translates to MGNNTISKHPTFYAVGLSYKKADAEIRGKFSLDTQAKNDLLIQAKNEGLETLIVTSTCNRTEIYGFAQHPFQLIKLLCENSQGTIEDFQKVAYVYKNSEAINHMFRVGTGLDSQILGDFEIISQIKNSFIDSKAQNLVNNFLERLVNAVIQASKRIKNETEISSGATSVSFAAVQYIMNNVPEISNKNILLFGTGKIGRNTCENLVKHTKNDHITLINRTKDKAERIAGKFNLIVKDYADLQLEIQKADVLVVATGAQNPTIDKAILNLKKPLLILDLSIPKNVNENVKELEGISLVHMDHLSQMTDETLENRKKHIPAAEAIIEEIKEEYISWTKARKFAPTIHALKEKLNTIKESELNFQRKKINNFDEEQAEIISTRIIQKITTHFANHLKDNNTMVDESIEWIEKIFQIETAKDE, encoded by the coding sequence ATGGGAAATAATACGATATCGAAGCATCCAACATTTTATGCAGTTGGATTGAGTTACAAGAAAGCGGATGCCGAGATAAGAGGAAAGTTTAGCCTTGACACTCAGGCAAAAAATGACTTATTGATACAAGCAAAAAACGAAGGTCTGGAAACCTTAATCGTTACTTCTACCTGTAACAGAACTGAAATTTACGGTTTTGCCCAGCATCCTTTCCAATTAATAAAGTTACTTTGTGAAAACAGTCAGGGTACTATTGAAGATTTTCAAAAAGTAGCTTATGTTTACAAAAACAGCGAGGCGATCAACCACATGTTTCGCGTGGGAACCGGATTGGACAGCCAGATTTTAGGTGATTTCGAAATTATCAGTCAGATTAAAAATTCTTTTATTGATTCCAAAGCACAGAACCTAGTTAATAATTTTTTAGAGCGTTTGGTAAATGCCGTTATTCAGGCCAGCAAGCGTATTAAAAACGAAACCGAGATCAGTTCCGGTGCTACTTCCGTTTCTTTTGCAGCGGTACAATATATTATGAACAATGTTCCCGAGATCAGCAACAAGAATATCTTATTGTTCGGAACCGGGAAAATAGGCCGCAACACTTGCGAGAATTTAGTAAAGCACACTAAAAACGATCACATTACGCTGATTAACCGGACCAAAGATAAAGCAGAGAGAATTGCCGGCAAGTTTAACCTGATTGTAAAGGATTATGCCGATTTGCAGCTTGAAATTCAAAAAGCCGATGTTTTGGTCGTTGCCACAGGTGCTCAGAATCCAACCATTGACAAAGCAATCCTGAATCTTAAAAAGCCTTTGCTGATTTTAGATTTGTCTATTCCTAAAAATGTAAATGAAAATGTAAAAGAGCTGGAAGGTATCAGTCTGGTTCACATGGATCATCTTTCGCAAATGACGGATGAAACACTGGAAAACAGAAAAAAACACATCCCGGCTGCCGAAGCGATCATTGAAGAGATCAAAGAAGAATACATCAGCTGGACAAAAGCCCGGAAATTTGCACCAACTATTCATGCGTTAAAAGAAAAACTCAACACGATTAAAGAAAGTGAACTGAATTTTCAACGTAAAAAAATAAACAATTTTGATGAAGAGCAGGCTGAGATCATCAGTACCCGCATCATTCAAAAAATAACTACTCATTTTGCCAATCACCTGAAAGACAACAATACCATGGTTGATGAAAGTATCGAGTGGATTGAGAAAATTTTTCAGATAGAAACTGCAAAAGATGAATAA
- a CDS encoding GNAT family N-acetyltransferase — MDYLLENLETERLLFRKLNPSDFDTWLAFYKDPESSELWNAALSPEEACKQWFEEQFSRYDNKSGGMHVLTDKKTKAFVGQCGLLVLDYNNSTEIALAFSLLPKFQHKGYAEEAALKCKEYAFKTLKAGSLIALISPSDMLSEQVATAIGMEWEDTNIYNDKIVNIFRLKK, encoded by the coding sequence ATGGACTATCTGTTAGAAAATCTGGAAACGGAACGCTTGCTTTTTCGGAAACTGAATCCTTCCGATTTTGATACCTGGCTGGCTTTTTACAAAGATCCGGAAAGCAGCGAGCTTTGGAACGCCGCTTTATCACCGGAAGAAGCCTGCAAACAGTGGTTTGAAGAACAGTTTTCCCGCTATGACAATAAATCGGGCGGTATGCATGTTTTAACCGATAAGAAAACCAAGGCATTTGTAGGACAATGTGGTTTATTGGTTCTCGATTATAATAATAGTACAGAGATTGCGCTGGCTTTTTCCTTATTGCCCAAATTTCAGCATAAAGGATATGCCGAAGAAGCCGCACTAAAATGTAAGGAATATGCTTTCAAAACCCTTAAAGCCGGTTCCCTGATTGCGTTAATAAGTCCTTCCGACATGCTTTCCGAACAAGTGGCTACCGCTATTGGCATGGAATGGGAAGACACCAATATTTACAACGACAAAATTGTCAATATATTCAGATTAAAAAAATAA
- a CDS encoding DUF3575 domain-containing protein, protein MGIKTRLCFVFLFVSFFAYSQTSIKGNVVTAFAAIPNFGIETKIGPKMTFQFDVTASFWKSVKGGPMEFVLVFPEVRYYTKAINDGFFVGAHIGGSMYKIQKWEYWHTDYYQEGLGVMFGATVGYQYKLSDRFNLELFLGGGSHLGFYKGYTMTTHERLDGAEKYNKSGELIPYRGGLMLVYKL, encoded by the coding sequence ATGGGCATTAAAACCAGACTCTGTTTCGTATTCCTGTTTGTAAGCTTCTTTGCTTACAGTCAAACAAGCATCAAAGGAAATGTAGTGACCGCCTTTGCGGCCATTCCTAATTTTGGTATCGAAACAAAAATAGGTCCGAAAATGACCTTTCAGTTTGATGTTACGGCATCGTTCTGGAAATCGGTTAAGGGTGGCCCTATGGAATTTGTACTGGTTTTTCCGGAAGTCCGTTATTATACCAAAGCGATCAATGACGGTTTTTTTGTGGGTGCCCACATTGGCGGCAGTATGTATAAAATCCAGAAATGGGAGTACTGGCATACCGATTATTACCAGGAAGGTCTTGGTGTAATGTTCGGGGCGACCGTTGGTTACCAGTACAAATTAAGCGACCGTTTTAACCTGGAGCTATTTCTGGGCGGCGGTTCTCATTTAGGTTTTTACAAAGGCTATACCATGACAACACATGAGCGCCTTGACGGTGCCGAAAAATACAATAAAAGCGGAGAATTAATTCCTTATAGAGGCGGTTTGATGCTCGTCTATAAGCTCTAA
- the hemE gene encoding uroporphyrinogen decarboxylase: MIKNDLFLRALKGETVERPPVWMMRQAGRYLPEFRALRDKYDFFTRCKTPELAAEITVQPIRIVKPDAAILFSDILVIPQAMGIDVELKDNLGPILPNPIRTAADVEKVFIPNIQESLGYVMDAITLTKEMLNDEVPLIGFAGSPWTIFCYAVEGKGSKSFDTAKGFCFSQPEAAHALLQKITDTTIAYLIEKVKTGVNAVQVFDSWGGMLSPADYQEFSWRYINQIVEALAPHTEVIVFGKGCWFALNEMSKSKASALGVDWTCSPKNARYLTGGNITLQGNFDPSRLLSPIPTIKKMVHEMIDEFGKDKYIVNLGHGILPNIPVDHAKAFIEAVKEYNQK, from the coding sequence ATGATAAAGAACGATTTATTTTTAAGAGCCTTAAAAGGAGAAACTGTAGAAAGACCACCGGTATGGATGATGCGTCAGGCCGGGAGATATTTACCGGAATTCAGAGCTTTACGGGACAAATATGATTTTTTCACCCGTTGTAAAACTCCGGAATTAGCTGCTGAAATAACCGTTCAACCCATTCGTATTGTAAAACCGGATGCTGCCATTTTATTTTCCGATATTCTGGTTATTCCGCAAGCTATGGGAATTGATGTGGAACTAAAAGATAATTTAGGTCCTATCCTTCCGAATCCTATTCGTACCGCTGCCGATGTGGAAAAAGTATTCATCCCGAATATCCAGGAAAGCTTAGGTTATGTAATGGACGCCATTACGTTAACCAAAGAAATGCTGAATGACGAAGTACCGCTTATTGGTTTTGCCGGTTCACCATGGACTATTTTCTGCTATGCTGTGGAAGGAAAAGGCTCTAAGAGCTTTGATACTGCTAAAGGATTCTGTTTTTCACAGCCGGAAGCCGCTCACGCCCTATTGCAGAAAATTACCGATACTACTATTGCTTATTTAATTGAAAAAGTAAAAACCGGTGTAAATGCCGTTCAGGTTTTTGACAGCTGGGGCGGAATGTTATCTCCGGCAGATTATCAGGAATTTTCATGGCGCTATATCAACCAGATTGTAGAAGCCCTGGCACCGCATACGGAAGTGATTGTTTTTGGAAAAGGTTGCTGGTTTGCCCTGAATGAAATGTCAAAAAGTAAGGCTTCCGCCCTGGGAGTAGACTGGACCTGTTCTCCGAAAAATGCCCGTTATTTAACGGGTGGCAACATTACGTTACAAGGAAACTTTGATCCTTCCCGTTTGTTATCGCCTATTCCAACGATCAAAAAGATGGTACACGAAATGATCGATGAGTTTGGAAAAGACAAATATATTGTAAATTTAGGGCATGGAATTTTACCGAATATTCCTGTCGATCATGCCAAAGCATTTATCGAAGCCGTAAAAGAATATAACCAAAAATAA
- the hemC gene encoding hydroxymethylbilane synthase has product MNKTIRIGTRDSELALWQAHTVEKRLNDLGYTTAIIAVKSTGDIILDKPLYELGITGIFTKTLDIAMIKGEVDIAVHSMKDVPTALPQGIVQAAVLERANTLDILVHKGNQDFLNGTGTIATGSLRRKAQWLHKYPSHEVVDLRGNVNTRMQKLQDNNWNGAVFAAAGLERINLKPETYIDLDWMVPAPAQGAMVVVAMENDTFCQEAVAKLNHSETEICTHIERQFLRELEGGCTAPIGALATIANDIISFEGVLFSLDGKEKRDIKTTVPVKEYHDLGKNSAQEILNNGGNELMAAIKKTLQQ; this is encoded by the coding sequence ATGAATAAAACAATACGCATTGGAACGCGTGACAGCGAACTCGCTTTATGGCAGGCTCACACCGTTGAAAAAAGACTAAACGATTTAGGATATACAACCGCAATCATCGCAGTAAAATCGACCGGCGATATTATTCTTGACAAACCTTTATATGAATTGGGCATTACCGGTATTTTCACCAAAACACTGGACATTGCCATGATTAAAGGGGAAGTGGACATTGCCGTTCACTCCATGAAAGACGTGCCGACAGCTTTGCCTCAGGGCATTGTACAGGCAGCCGTTTTAGAAAGAGCAAACACTTTAGATATATTGGTACACAAAGGAAATCAGGATTTCCTTAACGGTACCGGAACCATTGCAACCGGAAGCCTTCGCCGAAAAGCGCAATGGCTACACAAATACCCGTCACACGAAGTTGTCGATTTACGCGGCAACGTGAACACCCGGATGCAAAAACTCCAGGACAACAATTGGAACGGAGCTGTTTTTGCCGCTGCCGGACTGGAACGCATCAATTTAAAACCCGAAACCTATATCGATTTAGACTGGATGGTTCCTGCACCTGCACAGGGCGCCATGGTGGTTGTGGCGATGGAAAATGATACTTTCTGCCAAGAAGCCGTAGCCAAATTAAATCATAGCGAAACAGAAATCTGTACCCATATTGAACGCCAGTTTCTACGGGAACTGGAAGGCGGCTGTACCGCACCTATCGGCGCATTGGCAACGATAGCCAACGATATCATTTCTTTTGAAGGGGTTTTATTTTCCCTTGACGGAAAAGAGAAACGGGACATTAAAACGACTGTTCCTGTAAAAGAATACCACGATCTTGGGAAAAACAGTGCTCAGGAAATACTTAACAATGGCGGTAACGAATTAATGGCTGCCATTAAAAAAACATTACAGCAATAA